From the genome of Nicotiana tabacum cultivar K326 chromosome 2, ASM71507v2, whole genome shotgun sequence:
GAGTATAAAAGGAACTACTAACCCGAGTCAAGGGAACTAGGTTCCCTAACTGAGTTTTGTAAATGTGAGCCTCATCCTTTTACCAAAATGCAATGTTATTAGCTGCTTGTTTACTCTATAGCTGCCATGCGTGTTTACCTGTAACAGtatagaaatgagttagaaattgctagaaaatactttttagcagTTTTACCTGTTCATTCTTTTATAGCCAATCATTGAGGGACCTGGTGCTCAGTTTGATTTTATCAGCCCCAACGCCAGTCGATTCTTTTCAAAGTGCTCTCTGCTcaatgctttggtgaagatatcagcTACCTGGTCCTCTATTTTGCAAAACTTCATGCAGATGACACCCTTTTCAACATTATCCTTGAGAAAATAATGTCGCACATCAATGCGCTTTGTCCTCTTATGCTGGACCAGGTTCTTTTCCATGTTGAGAGCACTTGTGTTGTCGCACAGTAATGGCACAAAATCAGAAAACACACCAAAATCCTCCAGTTGTTGCTTGATTCACAACAGTTGAGCACAACAGGAGGCAACTGCCACATATTCAGATTCTGCAGTAGAAAGAGCCACGGAGTTTTATTTCTTTGTACCCCATGAAATCAAGCATGACCCCAGAAAATGTGCCATGCCAGATGTGCTCTTTCTATCAACTAAGTAACCAGCATAATCAACATCGGCATCAgcatcagcatcagcatatccaatTAAGTCGAAATTGTCTCCTGAAGGATAGTAGAGGACCATGTCATGTGTTCCTTTGAGATACCTTAGAATCCTCTTGGAAgctttcagatgagattcctttggacttTATTGGAATCTAACACATAATCCCACACTGAACACTATATCAGGTATGCTAGCTGTGAGATACATGAGTGAACTAATGatgcctctatacatggtttTGTTCATAGGAGAACCATGTTCATCCATGCCCAGACGAGTGGCAGTGGTAATAGGAGTATCAATAATTTTTGAACTTTCCATATCAAATCTCTTCAGAAGCTCTTTAATGTATTTCTGCTGACTTATCATCGTTCCCTTAGATGTTTGCTTAACTTGCAGACctaagaaaaagttcagttaccccatcatgctcatttcaaactctcTTCCCATAAGCTTGGCAAACTCCTCACATAAGGAGTCATTTGTTTTACCAAAAATGATGTCATCAACAAAAACTTGCACAATCAGCAGGTTCCTCCCTCGTTTCTTCAAAAagagagtgttgtcaattttccctcttgtaaagccattttccAGAAGGAGCCTGGACAACTTTTCATACCATGCACGAGGGGCCTACTTTAAACCGTATAGTGCCTTGTCAAGATTGAATACATGTTCAGGATGCTTATGACAttcaaaaccaggtggttgtttgacaaagacttcttcctttaaatacccattcagaaatgcactcttgacatccatttggaacaatttgaattccatatgaaTGCAAAGGCAATGAGAATTTTTGATGGCTTCCATTCGTGCAacaggagcaaaagtctcattATAGTCAATAACTTCTTCTTGATTATAGCCTTGAACTACTAACCTAGCCTTGTTCCTTGTTGTATTCCCAAACTCATCAAGCTTATTTCTGAACACCTACCTGGTTCCTATAACGTTCTATCTGAAGGTCGAGGAACCATACGCCATACACTGTTCCTCTCAGATTGATGGAGTTCATTTTGCATATCAGTAATTCAGTCAGCATTTTGAATGCTTCCTTGATATGTTTGGGCTCAATTTGAGAAAGGAAGGTTGAGAAGGCAAACATGCttcttgtctttgatctggtttgaaatcctgaatcaagaggagtgatcacattttggagaggatttgAACTTTTGTGCTTCCAGTTGGACACTTGAATCTCATTATGAGAAAACCCAGGTTCCTTTGAATGGGATCCATCGTTAGCATCAACGGAAGAGTAAGTGCCATTTCTCCGCTCAGCATTAGGAGTTCCTTGCACGACATCATCAACTCTAttttctgcttcagttgttgtaATAGAGGAACTAGGTTCCTCTGTATCAGCCGGAGGTTCTGCTGCATCTTCTTTGTTAGATTCCTTGACTTGACTTATCAGATCAGCCTTTCCATTTTCCATATCAATAACTTCTCCAGGAACCTTTGACTGCTCTCCATcttgatcattcttatcatatGAATCTTTCCCACATAAGTGGCGTGATTCATCAAAGATTACATATATGCTTTCTTCAACACATTGAGtctttttgttatagaccttgtATGCTTTGCTTTGTGAGGAATATCTaagaaagattccttcatcacttttggcatcaaatttttCCAGCGTTTCCTTACCATTATTAAGAACAAAACATTTGCAACCAAACGTTCTCAGGTGAGTCAGCTTGGGTTTCCTCCCCTTCAGCAATTCATACGGGGTCTTGCTTAAGAGGGGcctgatcatgcacctatttatcAAATAGCAAGCAGTGTTGACCGCCTCTGCCCAGAAGATTTTTGGCACGCCACTGCCAATTAGTATCGTccttgccatgtcttcaagagtcctatttttcctctccacaacaccattttgttggggGTGTTGTGGGAGCTGAAAATTTATGACTTATATCATTTTCAGCACAAAATTCGTCGAACTTTGCATTGTCGAACTCGGTGCCATGATCAGATCTTATGCTTACAACATTATGGCTCATCTTCACTTGAATCTTCTTCACAAAGGCAACAAAGACTGAAAAagtttcatccttggttctgagGAACAAGGTCCACGTGAATCTGGAGTAAGTCATCAACTATGACAAAAATatacttctttcctcctctactgggcaccctcataggtccacacaaATCCATATGAAGAAGATCAAGTAGCCTCGAGGTGCTTACTTCCTTTTTTGGCTTTAAGGAGGACCTGACTTACTTTCCTCTTACACATGCATTACACACCTTGTGATCCTTGAACCTTGGCTTAGGCAGCCCACGAACCAGGTCTTTCTTAACCAGTTTGTTCAGCAACGAGAAGCTTGCATATCCCAATCTTCTGTGccacaactcaacatcatcattaACAACACTCAAACATGTAATATCCCCACTGTTCGaagactcaaaatcagcaacgtagatatttttgaatcttttttCCATTAGAACCACTTCACCAGTCACAAGATTGGTGACTGTGCAAGTCTTTGATAAGAATTCAAATTTTTTTCCTTTATTGCAGAGTTGAGAGACACTTAGTAGGCTGTATTTTATGCCATTCACATAGTATATATTCTCAATTAAGTG
Proteins encoded in this window:
- the LOC142166898 gene encoding uncharacterized protein LOC142166898; this translates as MEHERDDLLVVVVDLKEIIEELKRENSSGNTLKGKEVASEAHLKLENELKMGAVKGSSQRWYIDSGCSKHMTGSTDDFFSLKAMQVGSVSFGNGKKGYILEVGRVGKTLTHLIENIYYVNGIKYSLLSVSQLCNKGKKFEFLSKTCTVTNLVTGEVVLMEKRFKNIYVADFESSNSGDITCLSVVNDDVELWHRRLGYASFSLLNKLVKKDLVRGLPKPRFKDHKVCNACVRGKFTWTLFLRTKDETFSVFVAFVKKIQVKMSHNVETLEKFDAKSDEGIFLRYSSQSKAYKVYNKKTQCVEESIYVIFDESRHLCGKDSYDKNDQDGEQSKVPGEVIDMENGKADLISQVKESNKEDAAEPPADTEEPSSSITTTEAENRVDDVVQGTPNAERRNGTYSSVDANDGSHSKEPGSKTRSMFAFSTFLSQIEPKHIKEAFKMLTELLICKMNSINLRGTVYGVWFLDLQIERYRNQAPRAWYEKLSRLLLENGFTRGKIDNTLFLKKRGRNLLIVQVFVDDIIFGLQVKQTSKGTMISQQKYIKELLKRFDMESSKIIDTPITTATRLGMDEHGSPMNKTMYRGIISSLMYLTASIPDIVFRDNFDLIGYADADADADVDYAGYLVDRKSTSGMQQLEDFGVFSDFVPLLCDNTSALNMEKNLVQHKRTKRIDVRHYFLKDNVEKGVICMKFCKIEDQVNTHGSYRVNKQLITLHFGKRMRLTFTKLS